The following are encoded in a window of Vigna unguiculata cultivar IT97K-499-35 chromosome 8, ASM411807v1, whole genome shotgun sequence genomic DNA:
- the LOC114193325 gene encoding protein NDL2-like isoform X1, whose amino-acid sequence MADSTSSDSLSLDIDSFSPSPQEHIIRTRHGSISVSVYGDQDKPALITYPDLALNYVSCFQGLLFCPEAYYLLLHNFCIYHISPPGHELGAVPIDSDYPVLSVDDLADQIAEVLNFFGLSAVMCMGVTAGAYVLTLFAMKYRQRVLGLILVSPLCKEPSWAEWLYNKVMSNLLYFYGMCGVVKEILLKRYFSKEIRGGTQLPESDIVKACRRLLDERQSLNVWRFLEAINGRPDISEGLRKLQCRSLIFVGDMSPFHSEALHMTSKLDRRFSALVEVQACGSMVTEEQPHAMLIPMEYFLMGYGLYKPSKLSVSPRSPLSPSCISPELYSPESMGLKLKPIKTRISLKI is encoded by the exons CTAGACATCGATTCCTTCTCTCCTTCACCTCAG GAACATATCATCAGAACACGCCATGGTTCTATATCTGTTTCTGTATACGGAGACCAGGATAAACCAGCACTTATCACATATCCAGATTTGGCTTTAAATT ATGTCTCCTGCTTTCAGGGGTTATTATTTTGTCCCGAGGCATATTACCTTTTGCTCCACAATTTCTGCATTTATCACATTAGTCCACCTGGGCATGAG TTAGGAGCTGTTCCAATTGATTCAGATTACCCAGTTCTTTCTGTAGATGACTTAGCTGATCAAATAGCTGAGGTTCTCAACTTTTTCGG TCTTAGCGCGGTTATGTGTATGGGAGTAACTGCTGGGGCTTACGTTCTTACCTTATTTGCT ATGAAGTATAGACAACGTGTTCTTGGTTTGATACTTGTTTCGCCTCTATGTAAAGAACCATCTTGGGCTGAATGGCTGTACAACAAG gtcATGTCAAATTTGCTATACTTCTATGGCATGTGTGGCGTAGTAAAGGAAATATTGCTGAAGCGGTACTTCAGCAAG GAAATTCGAGGTGGCACACAATTGCCGGAGTCGGATATTGTTAAAGCTTGCCGAAGG TTGTTGGATGAGAGGCAGAGCTTGAATGTGTGGCGATTCCTGGAAGCTATTAACGG GAGACCTGACATAAGTGAAGGATTGAGAAAATTACAGTGCCGTTCACTTATTTTTGTTGGGGATATGTCACCATTTCACTCGGAGGCTCTTCACATGACTTCAAAATTGGACAGACGATTCAGTGCCTTAGTCGAG GTTCAAGCATGTGGATCAATGGTAACAGAGGAGCAGCCTCATGCCATGTTAATACCGATGGAGTACTTTCTCATGGGATATGGCTTGTACAAGCCATCCAAGCTGAGCGTAAGCCCAAGAAGCCCCTTGAGTCCATCTTGCATATCTCCGGAGCTTTACTCCCCAGAGAGTATGGGTTTAAAATTGAAACCCATAAAGACACGAATTTCCCTGAAAATCTAG
- the LOC114193325 gene encoding protein NDL1-like isoform X2, whose amino-acid sequence MHVVSSDVSCFQGLLFCPEAYYLLLHNFCIYHISPPGHELGAVPIDSDYPVLSVDDLADQIAEVLNFFGLSAVMCMGVTAGAYVLTLFAMKYRQRVLGLILVSPLCKEPSWAEWLYNKVMSNLLYFYGMCGVVKEILLKRYFSKEIRGGTQLPESDIVKACRRLLDERQSLNVWRFLEAINGRPDISEGLRKLQCRSLIFVGDMSPFHSEALHMTSKLDRRFSALVEVQACGSMVTEEQPHAMLIPMEYFLMGYGLYKPSKLSVSPRSPLSPSCISPELYSPESMGLKLKPIKTRISLKI is encoded by the exons ATGCATGTGGTTTCATCAGATGTCTCCTGCTTTCAGGGGTTATTATTTTGTCCCGAGGCATATTACCTTTTGCTCCACAATTTCTGCATTTATCACATTAGTCCACCTGGGCATGAG TTAGGAGCTGTTCCAATTGATTCAGATTACCCAGTTCTTTCTGTAGATGACTTAGCTGATCAAATAGCTGAGGTTCTCAACTTTTTCGG TCTTAGCGCGGTTATGTGTATGGGAGTAACTGCTGGGGCTTACGTTCTTACCTTATTTGCT ATGAAGTATAGACAACGTGTTCTTGGTTTGATACTTGTTTCGCCTCTATGTAAAGAACCATCTTGGGCTGAATGGCTGTACAACAAG gtcATGTCAAATTTGCTATACTTCTATGGCATGTGTGGCGTAGTAAAGGAAATATTGCTGAAGCGGTACTTCAGCAAG GAAATTCGAGGTGGCACACAATTGCCGGAGTCGGATATTGTTAAAGCTTGCCGAAGG TTGTTGGATGAGAGGCAGAGCTTGAATGTGTGGCGATTCCTGGAAGCTATTAACGG GAGACCTGACATAAGTGAAGGATTGAGAAAATTACAGTGCCGTTCACTTATTTTTGTTGGGGATATGTCACCATTTCACTCGGAGGCTCTTCACATGACTTCAAAATTGGACAGACGATTCAGTGCCTTAGTCGAG GTTCAAGCATGTGGATCAATGGTAACAGAGGAGCAGCCTCATGCCATGTTAATACCGATGGAGTACTTTCTCATGGGATATGGCTTGTACAAGCCATCCAAGCTGAGCGTAAGCCCAAGAAGCCCCTTGAGTCCATCTTGCATATCTCCGGAGCTTTACTCCCCAGAGAGTATGGGTTTAAAATTGAAACCCATAAAGACACGAATTTCCCTGAAAATCTAG